The Synechococcus sp. WH 8101 sequence CAGCGGGATCCGAGGGGATTGCGCTCCCCCTGGCCGATCCGTTCACCGGTCACAGGGTGCACCCAGATCGGCTCCAACACCTTTTCGAGCACCCGATGGCGGCCAGCCGGCGTCTCCCAACCCACCGTGCCCACCGCTGCCGGGAAGCGATGGGTAAGTTGGCCATCCTTCAGCACCATCAGCTGGCGATGGGTGCGGTCGAGCACCAACTGCACACCCACCGTCTGGAACAGATCGGGAGGAATCCGCGCAAGCGACTCCTGCTCCGAGATCGGCTGGGCCAGCGGCGGAATCGGATCGGCAGCTCGATCTGCGGGCGCGGTTGAAGGCGGCGATTCGGCACCGCCGATTTCGCCCTCCACCCTGGCCGGTTGGGGAACCATGGCCTGGCTAGGGGAGGCCAGCAAGAGGCCCAGCGCCATCGCAAGCGACAGGAGGCGTGCGCTGCGGAAACGCGACAGAGAAGCAGCCAACAAAACAGTCAACAGCGATGGCGAGGCCGCACCATCTTTAGCTATGGCAACCAGGGGGATGACGAGAAATCAGGACGGCGCTTC is a genomic window containing:
- a CDS encoding L,D-transpeptidase is translated as MVPQPARVEGEIGGAESPPSTAPADRAADPIPPLAQPISEQESLARIPPDLFQTVGVQLVLDRTHRQLMVLKDGQLTHRFPAAVGTVGWETPAGRHRVLEKVLEPIWVHPVTGERIGQGERNPLGSRWIGFYRDCKGRNGWDGEQYLDIDGCTVAGFHGTPYRWTVGRAVSHGCVRLYEENVQEVFDLVRLGTPVTVIP